Proteins encoded together in one Calditrichota bacterium window:
- a CDS encoding GWxTD domain-containing protein: protein MFNVRWSGLPATVSDLDMAIEQVRYVAEKKEYDALRKAPEEKKLNEFVRFWKRRDPTPGTEENEAMDEHYRRVEYANERFTVFREGWKTDMGMVYIILGPPNDIERHPYPAGDKPYEIWYYYRINRQFVFYDPTGFGEYRLLNPYSLYDLNRLRE, encoded by the coding sequence ATGTTTAACGTGCGGTGGAGCGGCCTGCCAGCCACAGTCTCCGACTTGGACATGGCCATCGAGCAGGTCAGGTACGTGGCCGAGAAGAAGGAATACGACGCCCTCCGCAAAGCACCGGAGGAAAAGAAGCTCAACGAGTTCGTGCGCTTCTGGAAACGCCGCGACCCCACGCCGGGCACCGAAGAAAACGAGGCTATGGACGAGCACTACCGGCGGGTGGAGTACGCCAACGAACGCTTCACCGTATTCCGCGAGGGGTGGAAGACCGATATGGGCATGGTCTACATCATCCTTGGCCCACCCAACGACATCGAGCGGCACCCCTACCCGGCCGGGGACAAACCGTACGAGATCTGGTACTATTATCGCATCAACAGGCAGTTCGTCTTCTACGACCCCACAGGATTTGGCGAGTATCGTCTGTTGAATCCGTATTCGCTCTACGATCTGAACCGGCTTCGGGAATGA